The DNA segment GCTTATGGCCCTAACACGCTGAGATTCCTCCATGAATTCCAAGAGATCGATGCATTTCCTTGAGGAGCTCAGCGATTTCCCGTTGTTTCCTGGAGTGCGAAGCGAAATTGTTTGGACCTGCAGACTCATGAGTTCTATTTCACCCCCTTTGTCCTCTTTTTCCTCTGTTCACCTTTGGTAGATTAAAGGTGAGGTTTAAAGAAGAAAGTTGTTCCCTTTtctcttactttttttttttttttttccatctccATTTGCGGATGTTTGGTTTACTCGGAGATTTCTTGCAAAAAAacctaggattttttttttaatgagaagTTCTCATTTTCAGATTTCCTATTCGGTGCCCCTTAAAGCTTATAGTATTTTTGTTGAAGTGGAAAAATTAGTGTAAGGTTATTCAAAAACACAATAAGAATTGTATTTTTGTTTAAGGGTGCATTGGTGCATAGGGTGTGAGAGCGGGAGTTAGTGTGGAAGGTCCAATTAAAGGCATTGTAGGCAGAGGtaccaaatgaaaaaaataataataataagaggtttctttttttttttttttaaagagagATTTTTTGTTGAAAAAGACAAAATCAtccttgcatatatatatatatatatatatatatatatatatatatatatatatatatatatatatatattgtactaTGGTAGTTTTATATGCCTCTATAGTCCttccacaaaagaaaaaaaaaattgtcaacCCTGTTTATTTTTTTGTCTCGTTAATAAAAGCTCAAAAGTCCTACAACAACTAGGCATGGATTCACAAGTAGCAGCTCCGTTTATGAGCAATAAGATATCAGAcgtattattcttttttttctttctttaataaaTTTTTCCTAAATAGATAAGATACCATATTAATTTGTATTAAATGAAAGTCCAGGAAAATTAAGAAATAGGTTCTTATTCTTAGCACCCTACTAATCCTTGTTTCTTGGCGTGGGCCCGATAGTAGAATAGACGATGTATATATATCACGTGATATTCATCGTTCCCTTGAAACTTGACACTTGCATCCCAACTTGTCAAAAAGGCCGAAACTTTGTTGATCGAATCTCTAACTTCGATGATTACCAGAATATGCTAACatgtcaaaaaacaaaaaaaacataaaagtCGATCTAACCTTTCGTGTcatcataaattacaagaatatttttttaatctcaaacgGTTAGGTATTCTATATTATAAATAAGAGTGAGAGAAAAGCCATGTGGGTCTAATTGAGATCGATCGATGTGGCTTATGGTTGGTAGCAAACATTAGGTCGCGAAGAATCACTGCAAATCCCAAATGCcatgggaaagaaaggaagaaagaaagaaagagcattATCGGAGACCAACGAGTAAAAACAACCCTATCAGTCTCTTCTCTGTTCTTCGACTTCCTATCCGATTCTACGAAGACGAGGCACTAACACAAAGAGGACGTAGCAACGACAGCGCCGCCGCCGCGCGTCCTCCTTTCCCTCCCTCGCCAAATCTTCTCTTTTGGTTTACGGATCGATTCAGAACTCCTTCCGGTACCAGAAGACACCCTCCTGCTTGCTCCCCTCGTCCGGCTCCACGTAGATGCATTCCCGCGCCTCCCTCCACATCGCCTTCAGCAGCGGAGTCCCGTCGAACTGGTAGTACTCGCCCAGCAGCGGCTTGATCACCCTGGTCGCCTCCGTGGCGTGGTAGTGCGGCATCGTCGAGAAGAGGTGGTGCGCGACGTGGGTGTCCGTGATGTTGTGGAACACCTTGTTGAGCACCCCGTAGTCCCTGTCCACCGTCGCCAGCGCCCCCCGCAGCCAGTCCCACTCGCTCGAGTCGTAGTGGGGCAACGCCGGGTGCGTGTGCTGCAGGTAGGTGATGAGGACCAGCCACCCGTTCACGATCAGCAGCGGCACGCCGTACACCCTCGCCAGCCACCAGAAGCCGTAGCTGGCCGCGAAGCGGTAGAGGGCATACGAGGTCGCCATGAGGCCGGCGTCGGAGATGAAGATTTGGGCCCGCTCGCGGTCCGTGTATATCGGCCCGTAGGGGTCGAAGTGGCAGGCGAAGCGGGGGTAGGGGCGGCCGGAGACGTTGAAGGCGAGGTACAATGGCCAGCCGAGGGTGAGGGTGACGGCCAGGGTGACGAGGCGGCCGAGCGGGTTGTTGAGGTACTTGGAATACCATGAAAGAGAGGCCTTGGGCTGGGGGACGAAGACCTCGTCGCGCTCGATGGAGCCGGTGTTGGAGTGGTGCCGGCGGTGGCTGTACTTCCAGGAGAAGTAGGGGACGAGGAGGGCGGAATGAAAGACGAGGCCGACAACGTCGTCGAGGAGGGAGTAGTCGGAGAAGGCGTGATGGCCGCACTCGTGGGCAATGACCCATAGGCCGGTGAGGACGCATCCCTGGACGACCCAGTAGAGTGGCCAGGCGGCGAGGGCGAGTCCGAGCGAGAGCTTGGGGATGAGGGCGACGGCGACGTAGAGGAAGAGAACGGCAAAGAGCAGGTCCCGGAAGACGTAGGAGAAGGAGCGGATGACGGAGCGGTCGAAGCAGTGAGGTGGAATGGCCTTTTTGATCTGACCGAGGGTGAAGGGAGGCTTCTCGGTGGGCGAGCGGCGGAGGGGCACCATAGTCGCCGTCATGCCTCCGCGCG comes from the Musa acuminata AAA Group cultivar baxijiao chromosome BXJ1-10, Cavendish_Baxijiao_AAA, whole genome shotgun sequence genome and includes:
- the LOC135595186 gene encoding delta(12)-acyl-lipid-desaturase-like isoform X2 — its product is MRARGGMTATMVPLRRSPTEKPPFTLGQIKKAIPPHCFDRSVIRSFSYVFRDLLFAVLFLYVAVALIPKLSLGLALAAWPLYWVVQGCVLTGLWVIAHECGHHAFSDYSLLDDVVGLVFHSALLVPYFSWKYSHRRHHSNTGSIERDEVFVPQPKASLSWYSKYLNNPLGRLVTLAVTLTLGWPLYLAFNVSGRPYPRFACHFDPYGPIYTDRERAQIFISDAGLMATSYALYRFAASYGFWWLARVYGVPLLIVNGWLVLITYLQHTHPALPHYDSSEWDWLRGALATVDRDYGVLNKVFHNITDTHVAHHLFSTMPHYHATEATRVIKPLLGEYYQFDGTPLLKAMWREARECIYVEPDEGSKQEGVFWYRKEF
- the LOC135595186 gene encoding fatty acid desaturase DES2-like isoform X1 translates to METNHVAIATGEDRAVAGAMRARGGMTATMVPLRRSPTEKPPFTLGQIKKAIPPHCFDRSVIRSFSYVFRDLLFAVLFLYVAVALIPKLSLGLALAAWPLYWVVQGCVLTGLWVIAHECGHHAFSDYSLLDDVVGLVFHSALLVPYFSWKYSHRRHHSNTGSIERDEVFVPQPKASLSWYSKYLNNPLGRLVTLAVTLTLGWPLYLAFNVSGRPYPRFACHFDPYGPIYTDRERAQIFISDAGLMATSYALYRFAASYGFWWLARVYGVPLLIVNGWLVLITYLQHTHPALPHYDSSEWDWLRGALATVDRDYGVLNKVFHNITDTHVAHHLFSTMPHYHATEATRVIKPLLGEYYQFDGTPLLKAMWREARECIYVEPDEGSKQEGVFWYRKEF